A genomic region of Arachis stenosperma cultivar V10309 chromosome 9, arast.V10309.gnm1.PFL2, whole genome shotgun sequence contains the following coding sequences:
- the LOC130950918 gene encoding uncharacterized protein LOC130950918 isoform X1, which produces MAEDGGTATMTGRNEHEEREDERETPKEKKEMSPWEQHSAVIKLPRFDYNAPSTLLHGSHSGFLITCTIKREKSATKEAISILHKFARPFSKGSYNSLNDLEDDNASKKRRVCTEDDAEECLDNKEKETASATSNSGDGIECKLLSGSGNRAETDAEGVPGLSLVKLTRSGLLLFTFPEDALPDTVDIVSNIIQAYESGSVKSPAWCHRVFPIQATCGLNEKELQEVVSMLVKKFVDDKQNILERPVKFAVGYNRRGIEETKYVKEKSKDSNAFSLLDRNKCFGIVASAVNCVVGDSVVDLRIPELCVLVEVLPISGVPNGSIVVAVSVLPRNLVSTKPRLCVRALNSNTKEGSMAE; this is translated from the exons ATGGCGGAGGATGGCGGAACAGCCACAATGACTGGAAGGAATGAACACGAAGAAAGAGAAGACGAAAGAGAAACACcgaaagagaagaaagagatgtCTCCATGGGAGCAGCACTCGGCGGTGATCAAGCTTCCCCGGTTCGACTACAACGCCCCCTCCACTCTCCTTCATGGCTCCCATTCGGGCTTTCTTATCACTTGTACTATCA AACGGGAGAAAAGCGCTACCAAGGAAGCAATCTCTATACTCCACAAG TTTGCCAGGCCCTTCAGCAAGGGTTCTTATAACAGTTTGAACGACCTTGAAGATGATAACGCTTctaagaaaagaagggtatgcACAGAAGATGATGCTGAGGAGTGTTTGGACAACAAGGAAAAGGAAACAGCCTCTGCCACTTCTAACTCTGGAGACGGTATTGAGT GTAAGCTTTTAAGCGGGAGCGGTAATAGAGCAGAGACAGATGCTGAAGGAGTTCCTGGTCTTTCCCTGGTTAAGCTTACAAGGAGTGGTTTGCTTCTCTTTACATTTCCAGAGGACGCATTGCCCGACACTGTTGATATTGTGTCAAATATCATTCAAGCTTATGAATCTGGGAGTGTGAAATCGCCAGC CTGGTGCCATCGCGTTTTCCCAATCCAGGCTACCTGTGGTTTAAATGAAAAAGAGCTGCAAGAAGTAGTATCAATGCTAGTTAAAAAGTTTGTGGATGATAAACAGAACATACTTGAACGACCTGTAAAG TTTGCTGTTGGGTACAACCGAAGAGGAATTGAAGAGACGAAGTAtgtgaaagaaaaatcaaaggaTTCCAATGCATTCAGTTTGCTAGACCGCAATAAGTGCTTTGGCATAGTGGCTTCTGCAGTCAATTGCGTGGTGGGAGATTCAGTAGTTGACCTCAGGATTCCAGAG CTGTGTGTTCTTGTCGAAGTGCTCCCCATTTCCGGAGTGCCAAACGGGTCGATTGTGGTTGCTGTCTCTGTCCTCCCTAGGAACCTTGTTAGTACGAAGCCTCGGCTCTGCGTCAGGGCCTTGAATTCAAATACAAAGGAAGGGTCTATGGCTGAATGA
- the LOC130950281 gene encoding protein MAINTENANCE OF MERISTEMS-like, which yields MVDEGGNNTVRVANFLKPCAKNTGEATRFPTVSSPPRNGEEVHPAVQFKGWKNPQRKWNDWIEIMAGKYGFMWNQTGICDAILSSMYKIQCNQSLILGIVEYWCIETNTFVFPWGEATITLEDVMVLGGFSVLGEPVNLPLTGDMVAMEAEMLRLSREMDGGKSRRDQRTWMKFFMEEGQSHDLEHVGFLSLWLSRFVFPSLPYEVIATRVFPIAIRLARGTKLALAPAVLAGIYESLRLLKQQVTSSLGESVKALGLFQLVQLWANERFSIFGSNCPIELKPGEPRAARWHGVISNANGCPISSALKFARSFQWRPYAADLKNWCFVSPYKDNEQFVHVASNSNDELKSFGQCLFANELVGLGGCIEKYMPYRVAMQFGFDQHLPGDFAVMNSNCRENFMFYVPSRAYKPCVSLEYLNWWRASKVNQEKQEGEINGMRLNLKDDEPSQIDRIKNVVGDFAGLLSDEKGRVKLAKGTLCNPLDVEAYACSIVGTLSHPIDVDKYWCIYERNRMVSQVGIVCFYFSEHK from the coding sequence ATGGTTGATGAAGGTGGAAACAACACTGTAAGAGTGGCCAATTTCCTCAAGCCATGTGCAAAGAACACCGGCGAAGCCACAAGATTCCCAACGGTTTCTTCGCCGCCGCGTAACGGCGAAGAGGTGCATCCAGCTGTTCAGTTCAAAGGGTGGAAAAATCCTCAGAGGAAATGGAACGATTGGATTGAAATTATGGCGGGAAAATACGGATTCATGTGGAACCAAACAGGTATATgcgatgctattttgagttctATGTATAAGATTCAATGTAATCAAAGTTTGATTCTTGGAATTGTTGAGTATTGGTGTATAGAGACAaatacttttgtttttccatgGGGTGAAGCCACAATCACCCTAGAAGATGTTATGGTTCTTGGTGGATTTTCGGTCCTTGGCGAGCCGGTGAATCTTCCTCTCACCGGGGATATGGTTGCGATGGAAGCCGAGATGTTACGGCTTTCGAGGGAAATGGATGGTGGAAAATCAAGGAGAGACCAAAGGACATGGATGAAGTTTTTTATGGAGGAGGGGCAAAGTCATGATCTTGAGCATGTAGGTTTTCTCTCCCTGTGGTTGTCAAGATTCGTGTTTCCCTCGCTTCCCTACGAGGTAATTGCGACGCGTGTCTTTCCAATTGCGATTCGCCTGGCTCGTGGGACAAAATTGGCTCTGGCCCCTGCTGTTCTAGCTGGTATCTATGAGAGTTTGAGGTTGCTTAAGCAACAAGTAACCTCTTCTTTGGGTGAATCCGTGAAGGCTCTAGGCCTATTCCAACTTGTGCAGCTATGGGCTAATGAAAGGTTTTCGATTTTCGGATCAAATTGTCCCATAGAACTAAAGCCAGGGGAGCCTAGAGCTGCAAGGTGGCATGGAGTGATATCGAATGCTAATGGCTGCCCAATTTCGTCAGCTTTGAAATTTGCAAGGAGTTTCCAATGGCGTCCTTATGCTGCTGATTTGAAAAATTGGTGTTTTGTGTCCCCTTACAAGGACAATGAGCAATTTGTTCATGTTGCTTCAAACTCGAACGACGAGTTAAAGTCCTTTGGGCAGTGTTTGTTTGCAAATGAGCTTGTTGGTTTGGGAGGTTGCATTGAGAAGTATATGCCGTACCGGGTTGCAATGCAATTCGGCTTCGATCAACATCTTCCTGGGGATTTTGCTGTTATGAACTCAAATTGCAGggaaaattttatgttttatgttcctTCAAGAGCTTACAAGCCTTGTGTGTCATTGGAGTACCTCAACTGGTGGCGAGCATCAAAGGTGAATCAAGAGAAACAAGAGGGTGAGATCAATGGAATGAGGTTGAACTTGAAGGATGATGAACCTTCTCAGATAGATCGTATAAAAAATGTGGTTGGAGATTTTGCAGGATTGCTTAGTGATGAAAAAGGGAGAGTAAAACTTGCTAAAGGAACTTTATGCAACCCTTTGGATGTTGAAGCCTATGCATGCAGTATTGTAGGCACTTTGTCTCACCCTATTGATGTTGATAAGTATTGGTGTATATATGAAAGGAACCGGATGGTAAGTCAAGTCGGCATCGTGTGTTTCTATTTTTCTGAACAtaaataa
- the LOC130950918 gene encoding uncharacterized protein LOC130950918 isoform X2, which produces MAEDGGTATMTGRNEHEEREDERETPKEKKEMSPWEQHSAVIKLPRFDYNAPSTLLHGSHSGFLITCTIKREKSATKEAISILHKFARPFSKGSYNSLNDLEDDNASKKRRVCTEDDAEECLDNKEKETASATSNSGDGKLLSGSGNRAETDAEGVPGLSLVKLTRSGLLLFTFPEDALPDTVDIVSNIIQAYESGSVKSPAWCHRVFPIQATCGLNEKELQEVVSMLVKKFVDDKQNILERPVKFAVGYNRRGIEETKYVKEKSKDSNAFSLLDRNKCFGIVASAVNCVVGDSVVDLRIPELCVLVEVLPISGVPNGSIVVAVSVLPRNLVSTKPRLCVRALNSNTKEGSMAE; this is translated from the exons ATGGCGGAGGATGGCGGAACAGCCACAATGACTGGAAGGAATGAACACGAAGAAAGAGAAGACGAAAGAGAAACACcgaaagagaagaaagagatgtCTCCATGGGAGCAGCACTCGGCGGTGATCAAGCTTCCCCGGTTCGACTACAACGCCCCCTCCACTCTCCTTCATGGCTCCCATTCGGGCTTTCTTATCACTTGTACTATCA AACGGGAGAAAAGCGCTACCAAGGAAGCAATCTCTATACTCCACAAG TTTGCCAGGCCCTTCAGCAAGGGTTCTTATAACAGTTTGAACGACCTTGAAGATGATAACGCTTctaagaaaagaagggtatgcACAGAAGATGATGCTGAGGAGTGTTTGGACAACAAGGAAAAGGAAACAGCCTCTGCCACTTCTAACTCTGGAGACG GTAAGCTTTTAAGCGGGAGCGGTAATAGAGCAGAGACAGATGCTGAAGGAGTTCCTGGTCTTTCCCTGGTTAAGCTTACAAGGAGTGGTTTGCTTCTCTTTACATTTCCAGAGGACGCATTGCCCGACACTGTTGATATTGTGTCAAATATCATTCAAGCTTATGAATCTGGGAGTGTGAAATCGCCAGC CTGGTGCCATCGCGTTTTCCCAATCCAGGCTACCTGTGGTTTAAATGAAAAAGAGCTGCAAGAAGTAGTATCAATGCTAGTTAAAAAGTTTGTGGATGATAAACAGAACATACTTGAACGACCTGTAAAG TTTGCTGTTGGGTACAACCGAAGAGGAATTGAAGAGACGAAGTAtgtgaaagaaaaatcaaaggaTTCCAATGCATTCAGTTTGCTAGACCGCAATAAGTGCTTTGGCATAGTGGCTTCTGCAGTCAATTGCGTGGTGGGAGATTCAGTAGTTGACCTCAGGATTCCAGAG CTGTGTGTTCTTGTCGAAGTGCTCCCCATTTCCGGAGTGCCAAACGGGTCGATTGTGGTTGCTGTCTCTGTCCTCCCTAGGAACCTTGTTAGTACGAAGCCTCGGCTCTGCGTCAGGGCCTTGAATTCAAATACAAAGGAAGGGTCTATGGCTGAATGA
- the LOC130951223 gene encoding uncharacterized protein LOC130951223 has protein sequence MDKGKASKELETSLQNLDLNPQSNVKNKISIATNHHQFQGLLPKKMKPPSLVSLCIGVIGKHLEDIITDLPEIAIGLPAEIKTAVAAIARRRKLLNDDVLIALADTSWEYLDVSGSDVSDVGLIKAAEVCRSIKALDISRCTKITATGISELVKHCRLLETLRCGGCPRSDHTARRCLSIFKPRLDYVEEDSWEELDTKEISSGAQSLRWLVWPNIDNNSLDEISTECPRIIVNPKSSPFGFMGTQVPWEALRNTVLDDVAVKDIDPKTWRGRGFAVKPASPSPSTSPELSVAEKLRLAFEERDNRLAPKRAKNARQHQRRAVRELMLMSTRAKAMVLASQASKSLHSRSS, from the exons ATGGATAAAGGTAAAGCTTCCAAGGAATTAGAAACCTCTCTGCAAAACCTCGATTTGAATCCCCAATCCAACGTCAAGAACAAAATTTCCATTGCAACTAACCACCATCAATTTCAAG GACTACTGCCTAAGAAGATGAAGCCTCCAAGTTTGGTTAGCCTATGCATTGGAGTTATTGGAAAACATTTGGAGGATATTATTACGGATTTGCCGGAGATTGCTATCGGTTTGCCAGCTGAGATAAAG ACGGCAGTGGCAGCTATTGCGAGACGGAGAAAGTTGTTGAATGATGATGTCCTGATTGCATTAGCTGATACTTCTTGGGAATACCTTGATGTCTCTGGATCAGATGTTTCCGACGTTGGCTTGATTAAAGCAGCCGAAGTATGCAGATCAATTAAAGCTCTGGATATAAG CCGATGTACCAAAATCACTGCTACTGGTATATCCGAACTTGTGAAGCACTGCCGTTTATTAGAGACATTGAGATGCGG AGGGTGTCCGAGGAGCGATCATACAGCTCGGAGGTGCTTGAGTATATTTAAACCGAGGCTGGACTATGTCGAGGAGGATTCCTGGGAGGAGCTCGATACGAAAGAAATTTCAAGTGGCGCGCAATCACTCCGGTGGCTAGTATGG CCAAACATCGACAATAATTCGTTAGACGAGATATCTACCGAGTGTCCGCGGATCATAGTGAACCCGAAGTCATCTCCGTTCGGGTTTATGGGAACTCAGGTTCCTTGGGAAGCGTTACGAAATACTGTATTGGATGATGTGGCTGTGAAGGATATTGATCCCAAGACATGGAGAGGGCGTGGTTTTGCAGTGAAGCCCGCTTCGCCCTCTCCTTCAACCTCCCCTGAATTATCAGTGGCCGAGaaattacggctcgcctttgaGGAAAGGGACAACCGGTTAGCTCCAAAGCGAGCGAAAAATGCACGGCAACACCAGCGTCGCGCAGTGCGAGAGTTGATGTTGATGAGCACAAGGGCTAAGGCAATGGTCTTGGCTTCACAAGCAAGCAAGTCTCTTCACAGCAGAAGCTCATAA
- the LOC130948044 gene encoding mitochondrial pyruvate carrier 1, whose translation MASSFKAFLNSPVGPKTAHFWGPVANWGFVAAGLADMNKPPEMISGNMTAAMCVYSALFMRFAWMVQPRNYLLLACHASNETVQLYQLSRWAKGQGYLSDKKEEASPQ comes from the exons ATGGCTTCCTCCTTCAAAGCATTTTTGAACAGTCCAGTCGGCCCTAAAACAGCTCACTTTTGGGGACCTGTTGCAAACTGGGGATTTGTTGCTGCT GGGTTGGCTGACATGAATAAACCTCCAGAAATGATCTCTGGCAACATGACAGCAG CAATGTGTGTCTACTCTGCATTATTCATGAGATTTGCATGGATGGTACAGCCGCGTAACTATCTACTTCTTGCATGCCATGCATCAAATGAGACCGTACAACTCTATCAGCTCTCCCGTTGGGCAAAGGGACAGGG TTATCTCTCGGATAAGAAGGAAGAAGCTTCACCACAGTGA
- the LOC130948079 gene encoding uncharacterized protein At2g39795, mitochondrial-like encodes MWKRAFVGAATAAAAALRRPFLSLIRGATSSSSSNSISSAVNSMLLRSLKDHYLEVAKMNMPPKVGPPSPFTIVKGALDSNGPVLKRNYGDEEITIYVMRLAANDDEDGDGGGGGGVIDQLFIHVDVSKPNQNECLMFLCGLYEDALGIHSVSMRPKLQESGGGYLLVPSQYAGPSFADLDESMRDAFHSYIEERGINDSLFKFLQAWLYVKEHRNLLRWFKTMGLFIDGKKPPTPSS; translated from the exons ATGTGGAAGAGAGCCTTCGTCGGCGCCGCCACGGCCGCCGCCGCCGCCCTCCGCCGTCCATTCCTCTCGTTAATCCGCGGCGCCACCAGCAGCTCATCGTCCAACTCAATCTCTTCTGCCGTTAACTCGATGCTCCTCCGCTCCCTCAAAGACCACTATCTCGAAGTCGCCAAAATGAACATGCCCCCT AAAGTTGGACCTCCATCGCCGTTCACGATCGTAAAAGGCGCACTCGATTCTAACGGCCCCGTGCTGAAGCGGAACTACGGCGACGAAGAGATCACAATCTACGTCATGCGCTTGGCCGCCAACGACGACGAAGACGGCGACGGCGGCGGCGGTGGCGGAGTCATTGATCAACTGTTCATTCACGTGGATGTGTCGAAACCAAATCAGAACGAATGCTTGATGTTTCTGTGCGGATTATACGAAGATGCTCTGGGGATTCACTCAGTTTCAATGAGACCTAAGCTTCAAGAATCTGGTGGCGGTTACCTCCTCGTTCCTTCGCAATACGCTGGTCCATCTTTTGC AGACTTAGATGAATCCATGAGGGATGCATTTCACAGTTACATAGAGGAGAGAGGAATAAACGATAGCCTCTTCAAGTTTCTACAAGCATGGCTCTATGTTAAAGAACATCGAAATCTATTGCGTTGGTTCAAAACCATGGGCTTGTTCATTGATGGCAAGAAGCCTCCTACGCCTTCCTCCTAA